The Niastella koreensis GR20-10 genome includes a window with the following:
- a CDS encoding aldo/keto reductase yields the protein MEKIYLSDSGPKVSPAIYGFYRWNEVTGDAAQTMEKIVNLCLELGINTFDHADMYGNYQCEELFGKLINRKSFKREDIVLFSKCGFVSPNAEEPEVRIKHYNTSAAHILKSVDNSLRKLRTDYIDIFLLNHLDPLSNVEETALALQRLKESGKVKNIGVMNFTVFQHQLLASLLRTPIVTNHIELNLLNTSALDNGQLDYIKQRYMRPLASAPLAAGRIANGTDAQAVKVRSTLEVLGKKYNADIESLAVAWLVKLGALPLIGTINEQRIRNIANAFSIDLDHQDWYELYTASRGEL from the coding sequence ATGGAAAAAATTTATCTCAGCGATTCGGGACCCAAAGTATCACCAGCTATTTATGGTTTTTACAGATGGAATGAAGTAACAGGCGATGCCGCCCAAACCATGGAAAAGATCGTTAACCTGTGTCTGGAACTGGGCATTAATACGTTCGATCATGCTGATATGTATGGCAATTACCAATGTGAAGAACTGTTTGGCAAGCTGATTAACCGCAAGTCGTTTAAACGGGAAGACATTGTATTGTTTTCTAAATGCGGGTTTGTTTCGCCCAATGCCGAAGAGCCTGAAGTACGTATTAAACATTACAACACGTCTGCCGCGCATATTCTTAAAAGCGTAGATAATTCACTGCGGAAATTACGAACAGATTATATAGATATTTTTCTGCTCAATCACCTCGACCCATTATCGAATGTGGAAGAAACCGCTCTGGCTTTACAACGCCTTAAAGAAAGTGGCAAAGTGAAGAACATCGGGGTGATGAATTTCACCGTGTTTCAACATCAGTTACTGGCTTCTTTATTACGCACGCCTATTGTTACCAATCATATTGAATTGAACCTGCTGAACACGTCGGCCCTTGACAATGGTCAGCTGGATTATATAAAACAGCGCTATATGCGTCCGCTGGCTTCAGCACCGCTGGCTGCAGGCCGTATTGCCAATGGCACCGATGCGCAGGCGGTGAAAGTGCGTTCTACCCTGGAAGTATTGGGTAAAAAATACAATGCTGATATAGAATCCCTTGCTGTTGCCTGGCTGGTTAAATTAGGCGCATTGCCATTAATAGGCACCATTAATGAGCAAAGGATCCGCAATATTGCCAATGCCTTTTCTATTGACCTCGATCACCAGGATTGGTATGAGTTGTATACTGCTTCCAGAGGGGAGCTGTAA